The DNA segment GTATTGCCAGCAGTTGCTTCCTCGAGGGTGGTTCCATCGTGTGTGACACCCTCGTTGGGGGTTGTCCCGTCGGTGTCGACATTCGAGTCCTCGCTCGAGCGGTTCGTCTCCTGTGCAAAGAACGCACCCTCCGAGTGTTCGACAGCGGTTTCTTCACGCTGTGCCCGTGCGTCCTCGACGATGGATTCGACTTTGTTCGTACTGGCACCGCTACCCGTAATGAACGAGACCTCGTCGGCGTCCAGGTCGTACGCCGCGGTCATCGTGACCGTCAGTTCGCGGTTCCGACAGAGGTGAGTCATCGCCTCGAGAAAGGGCATCATTTCGCGCCGAACGGTGGCGACACTCGCACCCTCGCGGTCGGCGATTCGCTGGGCAATCCCATCACGTCGGTCACGGGTGCCGCGGGTGCGCCCGAGTTTGGACCAGTAACTCGGCGGCCCGTAGCGGGTCCACCCGCCCTTGGGTTCGCGTCGCGAGGCGGCGACGCCGGCGGCGATGTTGTCGGTCGCGTACCGCCAGAAGGTGTAGTTCTGCGTCGAGCGTACGCGGCCGAGCCAGCGGTCGGCATTGCTCAGGAATTCGTAGGCGTCGGCGAGTTCGCCGCCGCTGTAGTCTTTGGGGACGTTATCTTCGACCCAGTTGAGCAGTTCGTCGGGCGTTTCGTCGACGTTGTAGGCCGCCTGCAACGCGCCGTGGGCGTCTTCTTCTTTGATCAGCCGGTCGAGGAAATCGAAGATTCCCTCCGTCTGGTCGCGCTCGCCGGTGACGACATCCTCGACGGTCAATACCTCACTGCCTTCGGCGACCGCCTGTAAGTCGTTGACCGCCGAGCGAAGGTCACCGCTCGTCGAGTCGGCAATCGCCCGGAGTGCGTCTTCTTCGAACTCGATCCCCTCACGGCGACAGATATCACGGAGTACGGGAACGATAGAGCGAGCGGAGACGTCCCGAAACTCGATTGTTTCACAGAAGTTGCGAAGCGACTTGCTCATGTCGTAGAACTCGTTGGCGACGAGCACGACCGGTTGGCCGGCTTCCTTGACGACTCGAGTCACTTCCCGAGAGCCGCCGTAGTCGGCGTTGCCGTGGAAGTTGTCGGCTTCGTCCAGAATCACGAGTCGGCGGCCGCCGCTCCCGCCGGTGAGCGTGCCGCTTTTCGACGCTTCACCGGCGACGCGTTTGATAACGTCTGCCTGCCTGTCGTCGCTCGCGTTGAGTTCCATCACCGGCCAACCCATGTCGTAGGCCAACGCGTGGGCGGCCGAGGTCTTTCCGATGCCCGGACTCCCGTGGACGATGACGGCCTTTCGGTGCTCGTCCCAGGTGTCCGCCCACTTTTTCAGTTGGCCGCGGGCTTTGTCGTTTCCGCGTACTTCCGAGAGCGTCGTCGGGCGGTACGTCTCGGTCCAGTCACTCATTACTCGAGGTAGGGGCGAGCCGCGTTTAGTGGTTGCGGAGCGTCACTCGGCGTCGACTCCCTTCATGTCCAGACGGGACGTGACGTCCGCATACGTATCGTCGCTCGAGACGATGGTATCGCCGTTCGATTCGACGAGGTGAAGCGCGTCGAACGGTGTGAACCCGTGGTCTTCCACGTACGTCGCCGCCGTCACGACCGTCTCCACGTCACCGCGTACTTCGACGAGATTGGCGGCGTTCGAAACGACGCGTTCGGTATCACGTTCTTCCCGGTAGGCGACCATCAGGAGTTCGATGAGGGTGAACTGTGACGTCCACAACTCGTCACGGTGTTTCCGGTACACAAACTCGGCGGCCTCGCCGAGCCAGTCATCCTCCTTAATGAGTGCGAGAAGAAAATCGGTTTCCGCATACATCTATCGTCCGGCCTCGTCGAGCGCTGCTTCACGTGTTTCTTCACGAAGTTCATCAGCTGACTTCTCGACATCCGCGAACTCGTCCCTGAGTGCCTCGAGCGGGTCGTCGGCGACCGGAACCAGTTTGACCCCGTCGGGAAGCTGAACGACGTGGTATCGGTCTCCGTATCGCTCTCTAACCTCTTTCGGGAGCGTGAGACGACCGCGGTCGTCAAGCGCTACGTCTGACATACCTCCGTGTACGGTGGGCAAAGACAAAAATATTCCCCGCTATATTGAAATACCCATTCTGTGCCCACTTGCCGGATTTCGTCTCCGCATTCACGAGCGACCGACGACGCATATGCGACGAGGTGAAGCGCGTCGAACGGTGTGCCAGCGTGAAATATTGTGTAGCCACTGATAAGTACTCCCGTTGTGTATTCCGACGCAGATGCGATCTGACGGATTCGACCAGCGGCGGCTTGCCATCGGCGCGATCGTCGCAGCCCTGTTCGCCATCGTCGCCTACGTCGCGATTTCGTTCGTGGCAGTCATCGTTTTCGCCGTCTTTCTGTACTACGCGGTTCGACCGATCTACCGTACCCTCGAGCGTTTCGACCTGCCCAGGCGGGTACGGGCACTCCTCGCACTGGTCCTCTTCGGGGTCCCGTTTCTGGTCTTGCTCGCGTACACGATCGGTATCATCGCCCTCGAAACCCAGGCGTTCATCGAGACCTACGACGTGCAAGACCAGGTCATCGAACAGGCACTCGAAGAGTTCGATCTGACCGGTATCGACCTCGACGAACTCGCGACCGTCGTCAGTGAAACTGCTTCCCAGGCCTCCCTCGGCTTGCTCTTTGTCAGCATGGCAGGGGCGATCAGCGTCGTCAGC comes from the Natronosalvus amylolyticus genome and includes:
- a CDS encoding replication factor C large subunit; its protein translation is MSDWTETYRPTTLSEVRGNDKARGQLKKWADTWDEHRKAVIVHGSPGIGKTSAAHALAYDMGWPVMELNASDDRQADVIKRVAGEASKSGTLTGGSGGRRLVILDEADNFHGNADYGGSREVTRVVKEAGQPVVLVANEFYDMSKSLRNFCETIEFRDVSARSIVPVLRDICRREGIEFEEDALRAIADSTSGDLRSAVNDLQAVAEGSEVLTVEDVVTGERDQTEGIFDFLDRLIKEEDAHGALQAAYNVDETPDELLNWVEDNVPKDYSGGELADAYEFLSNADRWLGRVRSTQNYTFWRYATDNIAAGVAASRREPKGGWTRYGPPSYWSKLGRTRGTRDRRDGIAQRIADREGASVATVRREMMPFLEAMTHLCRNRELTVTMTAAYDLDADEVSFITGSGASTNKVESIVEDARAQREETAVEHSEGAFFAQETNRSSEDSNVDTDGTTPNEGVTHDGTTLEEATAGNTDDDTADTTAESGTRTSSSGSDEADAEETAEADDGQSGLSDFF
- a CDS encoding type II toxin-antitoxin system VapC family toxin → MYAETDFLLALIKEDDWLGEAAEFVYRKHRDELWTSQFTLIELLMVAYREERDTERVVSNAANLVEVRGDVETVVTAATYVEDHGFTPFDALHLVESNGDTIVSSDDTYADVTSRLDMKGVDAE
- a CDS encoding AbrB/MazE/SpoVT family DNA-binding domain-containing protein, which translates into the protein MSDVALDDRGRLTLPKEVRERYGDRYHVVQLPDGVKLVPVADDPLEALRDEFADVEKSADELREETREAALDEAGR